One Rhinopithecus roxellana isolate Shanxi Qingling chromosome 7, ASM756505v1, whole genome shotgun sequence DNA segment encodes these proteins:
- the LOC115898612 gene encoding protocadherin-11 X-linked-like, whose amino-acid sequence MPNTGCHFSKTNLKEKYLHVAFYIPAAEITVQPTVEEASDNCTQECLIYGHSDACWMPASLNDSSSSQAQASALCHSPPLSQASTHHHSPPVTQTIALCHSPPVTQTIALCHSPPPIQISALHHSPPLVQATALRHSPPSAQASALCYSPPLAQAAAICHSSPLPQVTALHRSQAQSSVSLQQGWVQGADGLCSVDQVVQGSATSQFYTMSERLHPSDDSIKVIPLTTFTPRQQARPSKGDSPIMEEHPL is encoded by the coding sequence CTGCAGAAATAACTGTTCAACCAACTGTGGAAGAGGCCTCCGACAACTGCACTCAAGAATGTCTCATCTATGGCCATTCTGATGCCTGCTGGATGCCAGCGTCTCTGAATGATTCCAGCTCTTCGCAAGCACAGGCCTCTGCTCTATGCCACAGCCCACCACTGTCACAGGCCTCTACTCACCACCACAGCCCACCAGTGACACAGACCATTGCTCTCTGCCACAGCCCTCCAGTGACACAGACCATCGCATTGTGCCACAGCCCTCCACCAATACAGATCTCTGCTCTCCACCATAGTCCTCCTCTAGTGCAGGCTACTGCACTTCGCCACAGCCCACCATCAGCACAGGCCTCAGCCCTCTGCTACAGCCCTCCTTTAGCACAGGCTGCTGCAATCTGCCACAGCTCTCCTCTGCCCCAGGTTACTGCCCTCCATCGCAGCCAGGCCCAATCATCAGTCAGTTTGCAGCAAGGTTGGGTGCAAGGTGCTGATGGACTATGCTCTGTTGATCAGGTAGTGCAAGGTAGTGCAACATCTCAGTTTTACACGATGTCTGAGAGACTTCATCCCAGTGATGATTCAATTAAAGTAATTCCTTTGACAACCTTCACTCCACGCCAACAGGCCAGACCCTCCAAAGGTGATTCCCCCATTATGGAGGAACATCCCTTGTAA